gaagaaatttaccatttagattatgctgttttgcaaaatgttttacaaaatgttcagtgctcagttcattaaaactgtaaaatcttcaaggccacgtcctttgtattttatgtatgcacgaaagtaaataaaaagctgggtgtaatagtcacatggtattattcaaactcagcttattcttgttaggatgtagaaggtacatagtgcaatttGAAAATgagtattttactgacacatatactgtaccactgcgcatgaccaccggaaggcgatggtacgatggtgaaaatgcgatggtacgatggtgataacgcaatggtacgatggtacgatggtgataacgcgatattacgatgatgaaaacgcgatgatacaatgacgaaatcgcgatggtacgatgacacgatggtgaaaacgcgatggtacgatgatgaaaacgcgatagtacatcgacatttcaccatcgtaccatcgcgatttcatcatcgtgccaacgcgttttcaccatcgtaccatcgttgtttcatcatcgtgccatcgcgttttcgtcatcgtaccatcgtgcatcgcgctttagtattaaataaaatgtcacgattgtccaaacggaacaccgtacatttCGCTCCAtctctgatatatatatattttaacagcCACTGTACAAATACCCGGTAATTTATTGGCAAAATTCCCAAATATGCAACTGCGCAATATATCATTAATATCCAAGTGCTAAATATAGATAGCGACTGGATTTTATTGAGCAAGgaactgtttaaaacattaatatctcataaatatacagatatatttAATACTGTAAGTATAATCATTTTGATACTGAGTTGTCTGTAGTAAATTAAAGGTTCAAGGAATTAGTTAAAATAAGATTTGTAAAGATTATGTGCATACAACTTATGGCCCAGTTACACACAAGGTCGGTCCCCAATCGGTCATTTTACTCGCTGTTTTGATCGGTTGTCATGCGTGAGTTTAGTTCTGGTTTTCTGTGTTATCGGCCATCGGTGATGGACAACTGTCCAATCTGTTAAAAAACGTTTCATGTGTTGCTGGTAGGTGGCCGAAAGTTACTCAAACGGTGTTGGATCGGTGATAAGGATGTTTTCATCGATAAAAATGCTAAAATACTATCGGTTTTTATCGTTTGTAAATCGGAGCTAATCCTAGCTAAATCGGGCGTACCGCTGATTAATCGGTGTTTGATAGCTAGTCATCAGTGGTTAAACACTTTCCATCTGATATTGCCGGTGATTCATATGTGGTTATTTTTGTACGATCGGCGATATCGGTAATTAATAGCTTGCAAATCTCTTGATATAGGTTGCTGTCGGTTCTTTTATTAAAACAACAAGTTTAAGTGATGAGAGCCGATGAATCATTTGCAGTTGAGTACTTGACCGAATAACATCATGGAGAATGGCAGAGCCATCCAGCAATTTGGTGTCATGTTGCAGCAGCAGGCAATTCTCAATGTCAGACATGCTATTCAACTCGTTCAGCAGCCCATAGCTGTTCATAGACGCCGCCGAAGGAGACAAAGGTGATAGTGGACCAGGTCCTGGTTAACCCAGGAGAGAAggcttcaatttggacagtatagCACCATTCTTGCAGAGTTGCGGGAAGGGGACACCAGCTCCTTCAAGAACTATATGAGGATGACACCGGAAATGTTCGACGAGCTTCTGCAACGCCTCGCGCCCAGACTTCAGAAGTCGGACACCCACTGGAGAAAAGCCCTAGATCCCGGATTGAAGCTGGCGGTAACACTACGGCACCTAGCAGCAGGGGATTCATACCCTTCCCTCTCTTATGGTTTCAGGGTGGCTAGGACAACAATTTCCCTCTTTATCCAAGAAGTCTGCGAGGCTATAGTACAATCATACTGCGAAGAGGTCATCCCTGTCCCCAATACACCTGAAGAATGGAGGCCCATAGCTGAAGAGTTTGAAAGGAGGTGGAATGTTCCTCATGCATGTGGAGCTCTTGACGGTAAACACATTGCTCTGAGGAAGCCCCGCAGATCCGGCTCTGAATATTACAACTATAAAGGATTTTTCTCAATTGTGCTCATGGCTCTTGTTGATGCCAACTACAGGTTTCTGTGGATAGACGTCGGAGGTCATGGGCACATGTCAGATGCCCAGATATATAACAATTCAGAGCTCAATGAGATGCTAGAAGATAGAACCATTGGCTTACCACCTCCAGAACCTCTTCCAAACGATGACCGTGATATGCCTTACTTCATTCTTGGCGACGATGCTTTTGGGTTAAGGACCTATTTGATGAAGCCCTTTGGAAGACGCGGCCTGGAAAGGGAGAAGCTCATAACCAATTACCGGCTATCTAGAGGAAGAAGAGTGGTCGAAAATGCATTTGGCATCCTGGCGGCCAGATTCAGAGTGCTTCTCACAACCATGCAACAAACACCGGAAATTGTTGCAACCATAGTTGAATCGTGTGTGTGCTTGCACAATCTAATGAGGATAAGGTATCCCGGCCTACAACAAGCTCAACTGGACCAAGAGGATGACAAGCATAACCTTGTTCCTGGAGCCTGGAGAACGGATGAGATGCTGACTGCAATCCAGCAAGTAAGGGGCCATAATCGTGACGCAACCGACGCCAAACAGCAGAGGGAATACTTATCCAAGTACTTTAATAGTGCAGCAGGGTCTGTGCCTTGGCAAGACAGAATGGTAAACTAGCCGCAAGACAGTTTATAGTGAGATTACAGGACAAAATCAATATTCATACCTGAAATGACATTTGATTGTAGAgatcttttataattttgtacTGTTTTGTTTGTCTGTGTCTTGGCAAGACAGAATGGTAAACTAGCCGCAAG
This window of the Mercenaria mercenaria strain notata chromosome 5, MADL_Memer_1, whole genome shotgun sequence genome carries:
- the LOC123558570 gene encoding putative nuclease HARBI1 — its product is MTPEMFDELLQRLAPRLQKSDTHWRKALDPGLKLAVTLRHLAAGDSYPSLSYGFRVARTTISLFIQEVCEAIVQSYCEEVIPVPNTPEEWRPIAEEFERRWNVPHACGALDGKHIALRKPRRSGSEYYNYKGFFSIVLMALVDANYRFLWIDVGGHGHMSDAQIYNNSELNEMLEDRTIGLPPPEPLPNDDRDMPYFILGDDAFGLRTYLMKPFGRRGLEREKLITNYRLSRGRRVVENAFGILAARFRVLLTTMQQTPEIVATIVESCVCLHNLMRIRYPGLQQAQLDQEDDKHNLVPGAWRTDEMLTAIQQVRGHNRDATDAKQQREYLSKYFNSAAGSVPWQDRMVN